Proteins encoded together in one Thalassotalea crassostreae window:
- a CDS encoding TRAP transporter small permease subunit, giving the protein MLNTYLNNLVKVIDSITEFTGKAIAWLTLLIVITTFAIVLLRYGFSLGWIAMQESVIYAHGAIFMLGAAYTLKHDGHVRVDIFYQKFSAKQKALVNLFGTLFLLMPVCLFIFYVSIDYVLLSWEILEKSKEPGGLPAVYLNKSLILLLVITLILQGVAEIARNILIINTNSQGEG; this is encoded by the coding sequence ATGCTAAACACCTATTTGAATAACCTGGTTAAGGTTATTGACTCAATTACAGAATTTACCGGCAAAGCGATTGCTTGGTTAACATTGCTAATTGTAATCACAACATTTGCGATTGTTCTGCTGCGCTATGGATTTAGCTTGGGGTGGATCGCCATGCAAGAATCTGTGATCTATGCTCACGGTGCAATATTTATGTTAGGCGCAGCCTACACACTCAAACATGATGGCCATGTGCGTGTTGATATTTTCTATCAAAAGTTCTCCGCAAAACAAAAAGCATTAGTGAATTTATTTGGTACCTTATTTTTATTGATGCCGGTTTGTCTTTTTATTTTCTACGTGAGCATCGATTACGTGTTATTGAGTTGGGAAATATTAGAAAAATCAAAAGAGCCGGGCGGCCTGCCTGCAGTATATTTGAATAAGTCACTTATTTTATTATTGGTGATCACATTAATTTTGCAAGGTGTAGCAGAAATCGCTCGAAACATATTGATAATTAACACTAATTCGCAAGGGGAAGGATAA
- a CDS encoding VOC family protein → MEQHHKISYLELPAKDIGAIKSFYQRVFDFKFVDYGDEYSAFNDGNINGGFYQSDAHANYQQGAPLIVFYSDNLEDSVDKVTEHGGKIVQPIFSFPGGRRFHFTDPSQNELAVWSDK, encoded by the coding sequence GTGGAACAACATCACAAAATAAGTTATCTCGAATTACCTGCTAAAGATATCGGTGCGATCAAGTCGTTTTACCAACGTGTATTTGATTTTAAGTTTGTTGATTATGGTGATGAGTATAGTGCTTTTAATGATGGAAACATCAATGGCGGTTTCTATCAGAGTGATGCTCATGCCAATTATCAGCAAGGGGCACCTTTAATTGTATTCTATTCAGATAATCTTGAAGACAGTGTCGATAAAGTGACTGAGCACGGCGGCAAAATTGTCCAGCCCATATTTAGTTTTCCTGGTGGGCGTCGTTTTCATTTTACCGATCCAAGTCAAAATGAGCTGGCGGTTTGGTCGGATAAATAG
- the bolA gene encoding transcriptional regulator BolA, with amino-acid sequence MSVADIIEQKLKDEFSPIHLEVINESFMHNVPEGSESHFKVVVVSEKFDGLRLLPRHRMINEVLADELANSIHALAMHTYTEKQWLEIQNAPQSPNCMGGGK; translated from the coding sequence ATGTCAGTTGCAGATATAATTGAACAAAAATTAAAAGATGAATTTTCACCTATACACCTTGAAGTAATCAATGAAAGCTTTATGCATAACGTGCCGGAAGGTAGTGAATCCCATTTCAAAGTGGTTGTAGTAAGCGAAAAATTTGATGGTTTACGTTTATTGCCGCGCCATCGCATGATTAACGAGGTGCTGGCGGACGAATTAGCAAACAGCATTCATGCACTTGCGATGCACACTTATACTGAGAAACAATGGTTAGAAATTCAAAATGCCCCGCAATCACCCAACTGCATGGGCGGCGGGAAATAA
- a CDS encoding methyltransferase — protein sequence MQSPFLHHDEPLILDRYPLAQVNRSLQAWDAADELIIKHLRENDVLNDGSKIAVFNDSFGALALNLYEYNVQLCNDSYISHMGIKHNMQNNFIPMENVVLTESTAQLESPVDIVLLKLPKSNAFLEYQLQQIRKIATEATLIIASARAKDIHTSTLKLFEKHLGETKTSLAVKKARLIFSKLDPSKATSPNEYKTWTLDGKRFGVPDFLIRNMANVFSRDSLDIGGGFLMEHLPKVNRDSVVADLGCGNGVVGLTMLAKNPSIEMQFYDESYMAIKSCQKNIETNLPEQLSDCQFRVNDCLTDVDDESFDLVLCNPPFHQQQAVTDHIAWQMFKQSYKTLKNGGELRIIGNRQLAYHVKLQRLFGNCKTIASNKKFVILSAKK from the coding sequence ATGCAAAGTCCTTTTTTACATCACGATGAGCCATTAATTCTCGATCGCTATCCGTTGGCGCAAGTAAACCGTTCTTTACAAGCATGGGATGCTGCCGATGAATTAATCATTAAACATTTAAGAGAAAACGATGTTTTGAATGATGGCAGCAAAATTGCAGTATTTAACGACAGTTTCGGCGCTTTAGCGCTGAACTTATATGAATACAATGTTCAGCTTTGCAATGACTCTTATATTTCGCATATGGGTATAAAGCACAATATGCAAAACAATTTTATTCCAATGGAGAATGTCGTTCTTACTGAATCGACTGCACAATTGGAAAGCCCAGTCGACATTGTGCTGCTCAAATTGCCAAAGAGTAATGCTTTTCTAGAGTATCAATTACAACAAATTCGAAAAATAGCGACCGAAGCAACACTGATTATTGCCAGTGCTCGGGCTAAAGATATTCACACTTCAACATTAAAATTATTTGAAAAACACTTAGGCGAAACAAAAACCTCATTAGCAGTAAAAAAAGCGAGATTAATTTTCAGTAAACTTGATCCATCAAAAGCCACCTCGCCTAATGAATACAAAACTTGGACACTCGATGGAAAACGTTTCGGCGTACCAGACTTTTTAATTCGTAATATGGCCAATGTATTTTCGCGGGATAGCTTAGATATTGGCGGCGGCTTTTTGATGGAGCATTTACCCAAAGTAAATCGAGACTCTGTCGTTGCCGACCTGGGCTGTGGTAATGGGGTAGTAGGTTTAACTATGCTTGCTAAAAACCCTAGCATTGAAATGCAGTTTTATGATGAGTCCTACATGGCGATAAAAAGCTGTCAAAAAAATATTGAAACTAATTTACCTGAACAGTTGTCTGATTGTCAGTTTCGAGTCAATGATTGTTTAACCGATGTTGACGATGAAAGTTTCGATTTGGTGCTTTGTAATCCTCCATTTCATCAACAACAAGCAGTTACCGACCATATTGCGTGGCAAATGTTCAAGCAGAGTTATAAAACTTTGAAAAATGGTGGAGAATTAAGGATAATAGGCAACAGGCAGCTTGCATATCATGTAAAGTTACAGCGCCTATTTGGTAATTGTAAAACAATTGCTAGTAATAAGAAGTTTGTCATTTTATCAGCGAAGAAATAA
- a CDS encoding DEAD/DEAH box helicase — protein MSFDALGLSPAILSAVAEQGYDTPSPIQEQAIPAVLAGKDVMAAAQTGTGKTAGFTLPILERLSGGDKVKSNHIRTLVLTPTRELAAQVGESVSTYGKNLGLSSYIIYGGVKINPQMMALRKGIDILVATPGRLLDLYQQNAVKFSQVEVLVLDEADRMLDMGFIRDIKKILALLPRKRQNLLFSATFSDEIRDLAKGLVNNPVEISVTPRNATAATVEQLVYTTDKNKKARLLSYLIGHNNWQQVLVFTKTKHGANKLTKHLEADGIKALAIHGNKSQGARTKALAQFKDGSIRVLVATDIAARGIDIDQLPQVVNFELPHVAEDYVHRIGRTGRAGSTGHAISLVCADEFKLMVAIERLTQKKLERAEVEGFEAANAVPKSHDIRPLKPKKPKKPKANKIEHQDGQRSSDVARGHKPAGKNKKHVTKDNPWAKNTSRRRKPSGGTGKSGGSGKPSGSGNKGRHTR, from the coding sequence ATGAGCTTTGACGCTTTGGGGTTATCCCCCGCCATTCTATCAGCAGTTGCTGAACAAGGTTATGACACCCCTTCTCCTATTCAAGAACAAGCGATCCCTGCGGTATTAGCCGGCAAAGACGTGATGGCTGCTGCACAAACCGGTACCGGAAAAACCGCTGGTTTTACATTGCCAATTCTTGAACGATTAAGCGGTGGCGATAAAGTTAAAAGTAACCATATTCGAACTCTCGTATTAACACCGACTCGTGAACTTGCCGCGCAGGTAGGCGAAAGTGTCTCTACTTATGGTAAGAATCTAGGTTTGAGCTCATACATTATTTACGGTGGCGTTAAAATTAACCCACAAATGATGGCACTTAGAAAAGGTATCGATATTTTAGTAGCAACACCTGGCCGACTATTAGATTTGTATCAGCAAAACGCCGTTAAGTTTTCACAGGTTGAAGTCTTAGTGCTTGATGAAGCAGATCGTATGTTAGACATGGGCTTTATTAGAGACATAAAAAAAATCCTTGCGCTGTTACCTAGAAAACGTCAGAACTTACTATTTTCAGCCACTTTTTCAGATGAAATCCGTGATCTGGCCAAAGGCCTAGTAAATAATCCTGTCGAGATTTCGGTGACGCCAAGAAACGCAACAGCAGCGACTGTTGAGCAATTAGTTTACACCACTGATAAAAACAAGAAAGCACGGCTATTGTCTTATTTGATTGGCCATAATAATTGGCAGCAAGTATTGGTGTTTACTAAAACCAAACACGGCGCAAATAAGCTTACTAAACACCTTGAAGCTGATGGTATTAAAGCATTGGCGATCCACGGTAACAAAAGCCAAGGTGCGAGAACAAAAGCACTCGCTCAGTTTAAAGACGGTAGTATTCGTGTGCTAGTAGCAACCGACATCGCGGCCCGTGGTATCGATATCGACCAATTACCACAAGTAGTTAACTTTGAGTTGCCACACGTTGCCGAAGACTACGTGCACCGTATTGGTAGAACAGGTCGAGCAGGAAGCACAGGTCATGCCATATCTTTAGTATGTGCCGACGAATTTAAACTGATGGTTGCTATTGAGCGCTTAACTCAAAAGAAATTAGAACGTGCTGAAGTCGAAGGTTTTGAAGCGGCTAATGCTGTACCGAAATCTCATGATATTCGTCCGTTAAAACCGAAGAAACCGAAAAAGCCAAAAGCAAATAAGATTGAGCACCAAGATGGTCAACGTAGCTCGGATGTTGCACGCGGTCACAAACCGGCAGGCAAAAACAAAAAGCACGTAACTAAGGACAACCCTTGGGCGAAAAACACTTCGAGACGAAGAAAGCCAAGTGGCGGCACCGGTAAAAGTGGCGGCTCAGGTAAACCTAGCGGCAGCGGTAATAAAGGTCGTCATACTCGATAA
- a CDS encoding AmpG family muropeptide MFS transporter, which produces MLNKINIQHSWKESLEAILNKQVLYMLLLGFSAGLPLLLIFSSLSLWLGEAGIEKSAVTYFSWAALGYSFKFVWAPLVDCLPIPLLTKKLGLRRSWLLVSQLSIVLAISIMAFTNPAVEDQLIFMALGAVLLGFSSATQDISIDAYRVESVSVNMQALVSSSYIAGYRLGMIVSGAGALYLASFFGTTPDNYQYLAWKNTYHFMSLFMLIGIIATFLIKEPDIRDKKLTYKANEYLGLVFTFAISVFVFITWFVFTSDISIHVKDFLTDIVYSKNLSAFLVELVRLFVGIFIAIVAAKLTSKTRFVSNELIDQSYLAPIKQFFNDYSKSTALLLLALIGLYRISDIVLGVISNVFYQDMGYSKTEIADAVKLFGLIMTLFGGFVGGILSMKLGVMRVLFIGAFLVVVTNLLFITLVYSGHNLPVLYAVVSMDNLVAGISSAAFVAFLSSLVNVKFTAMQYAIFSSLMTLIPKALAGYSGSIVDSLGYVPFFIIASAIGLPILILVYLANKQLKLRQT; this is translated from the coding sequence ATGCTAAATAAAATAAACATTCAACACAGTTGGAAAGAAAGCCTAGAAGCAATCCTTAACAAACAGGTGCTTTATATGCTGTTGCTAGGATTTTCGGCCGGCCTGCCCTTGTTATTAATATTCTCATCTTTGTCATTGTGGTTAGGCGAAGCTGGCATAGAAAAATCGGCAGTGACCTATTTTAGTTGGGCTGCTCTTGGTTATTCGTTTAAGTTTGTTTGGGCTCCATTGGTCGACTGTTTGCCAATTCCACTACTGACCAAAAAGTTGGGTCTACGACGCTCGTGGTTATTGGTATCGCAATTATCCATTGTACTGGCAATTTCTATTATGGCATTTACCAATCCGGCAGTAGAAGATCAGTTAATATTTATGGCGTTGGGCGCAGTTTTACTTGGTTTTAGCTCAGCAACTCAAGATATTTCTATCGATGCCTATCGAGTTGAGTCTGTATCGGTTAATATGCAAGCCTTGGTAAGTTCAAGTTATATCGCCGGTTATCGCTTAGGTATGATCGTTTCAGGTGCGGGGGCATTATATTTAGCAAGTTTTTTTGGCACCACGCCAGATAATTATCAATATTTAGCGTGGAAAAATACCTATCACTTCATGTCTCTATTTATGCTTATCGGCATTATCGCAACATTTTTAATCAAAGAGCCTGATATTCGAGATAAAAAACTTACATACAAAGCCAATGAATACCTAGGTTTAGTATTTACATTTGCGATCTCTGTGTTCGTCTTCATTACTTGGTTTGTCTTTACGTCGGACATCAGTATTCATGTTAAAGACTTCCTAACGGACATTGTGTACAGTAAAAATTTATCCGCATTTTTAGTTGAATTAGTTCGTCTGTTTGTTGGTATTTTTATCGCAATTGTCGCCGCTAAATTAACCAGTAAAACTCGCTTTGTCAGTAACGAACTAATTGATCAAAGTTACCTTGCACCAATCAAACAGTTTTTTAACGATTACAGTAAATCTACCGCATTATTGCTGTTAGCCTTAATCGGTCTATATCGTATTAGTGATATTGTATTAGGTGTAATTTCGAATGTTTTCTATCAGGATATGGGCTATAGCAAAACTGAAATCGCTGACGCGGTTAAATTATTCGGTTTGATAATGACATTGTTCGGTGGTTTTGTTGGTGGAATTTTATCAATGAAACTCGGCGTTATGCGAGTTTTGTTTATCGGAGCTTTTCTTGTTGTTGTAACTAATTTATTGTTTATTACCCTAGTCTATTCAGGCCACAACTTACCAGTATTATATGCTGTCGTTTCCATGGATAATTTAGTTGCTGGCATCTCAAGTGCAGCATTTGTGGCTTTCCTTTCTAGTTTAGTAAACGTCAAATTTACCGCAATGCAGTATGCGATATTTTCATCATTAATGACGCTGATCCCAAAAGCATTAGCGGGTTATTCTGGAAGTATTGTCGACAGTTTAGGTTATGTACCGTTTTTCATAATCGCTTCGGCGATTGGCTTGCCAATTTTGATATTAGTTTATCTGGCCAACAAACAACTAAAACTGCGTCAAACCTAA
- a CDS encoding YajG family lipoprotein, whose translation MNNKIFATMIALSVISGCASKPETIVLQPNVTNMQGKVYKDHSAKLVVSDLRSTNHVVEVLGIEKPSTMIDADSSLQSVLNTEFSEELASQGLKVSNDSNIKLQLLVERARTYVNQDVLDYRANTIIKLKVKVDTISQTMSKTFTQRATSRGAFDADIEDLQIDFNRQLSKLISKVLTDQQLQEFIKG comes from the coding sequence ATGAATAATAAGATTTTTGCGACAATGATTGCGTTATCAGTAATATCGGGTTGTGCAAGCAAGCCAGAGACTATTGTATTGCAACCTAATGTAACCAATATGCAAGGTAAAGTGTATAAAGATCATTCCGCTAAATTAGTGGTTAGCGATTTGCGCAGCACGAATCATGTTGTCGAAGTACTTGGTATCGAGAAACCTAGTACCATGATAGACGCAGACTCTTCATTGCAAAGTGTACTAAACACAGAGTTTTCGGAAGAATTAGCGTCCCAAGGACTAAAAGTTAGTAATGATTCAAACATTAAACTGCAACTTTTAGTGGAACGAGCGCGCACTTATGTCAACCAAGACGTACTTGATTACCGAGCTAATACCATTATTAAACTCAAGGTAAAAGTTGATACTATCTCTCAAACTATGAGTAAAACGTTTACTCAACGAGCAACAAGCCGCGGTGCATTTGACGCCGATATAGAAGATTTACAAATTGACTTTAATCGACAATTATCAAAATTGATTTCAAAAGTATTAACCGATCAACAACTGCAAGAATTTATTAAGGGCTAA
- a CDS encoding alpha-ketoglutarate-dependent dioxygenase AlkB family protein has protein sequence MTDLFSNEEVVLCNGDVVYLADFYSEVKAAGLYQKFNHQLAWRQESIVLYGKKVLSPRLQAWYGDKQAEYTYSGLTMTPLPWHIELLNIKNDIQQYSGGSFNSVLANYYRDGNDSMGWHSDDETELGVQPLIASLTLGQTRKFVLKHKTSGEKLQLNLQSGSLLLMSGQLQSNWQHCLPKTKKIVAGRINLTYRQINADETNANNANATNT, from the coding sequence ATGACAGATCTTTTTAGTAACGAAGAAGTCGTGCTATGCAACGGCGATGTAGTATATTTAGCTGACTTTTATAGTGAAGTGAAAGCGGCCGGTTTATACCAGAAATTTAACCATCAACTTGCTTGGCGACAAGAAAGTATTGTGTTGTATGGAAAGAAAGTATTAAGTCCTAGACTACAAGCTTGGTACGGTGATAAACAAGCTGAGTATACATATTCAGGGTTAACCATGACGCCATTACCTTGGCATATTGAGTTGTTGAATATTAAAAATGATATTCAACAATACAGCGGCGGCAGTTTTAACTCGGTCTTGGCGAACTACTATCGAGACGGAAATGATTCAATGGGCTGGCATAGTGACGATGAGACAGAGCTTGGTGTTCAGCCGCTAATAGCCTCTTTAACCCTAGGGCAAACCCGAAAATTTGTGTTAAAACATAAAACTAGTGGTGAAAAACTGCAATTAAATTTACAATCAGGGAGCTTACTATTGATGAGTGGTCAGTTACAAAGTAACTGGCAACACTGTTTACCGAAGACCAAAAAAATAGTAGCGGGTCGAATAAATTTAACCTATCGCCAAATCAACGCAGATGAAACTAACGCAAATAATGCGAACGCTACCAATACTTAA
- a CDS encoding sodium ion-translocating decarboxylase subunit beta translates to MESLYTLWLSTGLANFELGQVIMMLVGLGLLYLAIAKGFEPLLLLPIGFGAILTNIPVAGFSEVGGVLHYIYYAGIDTGIFPLLIFMGVGAMTDFGALIANPRMLLLGAAAQFGIFATLFGAIALNAIPGFDFTLKDASAIAIIGGADGPTAIFLASKLAPELLGAIAVAAYSYMALVPIIQPPIMKALTNEEERKVVMKQLRHVTKLEKVIFPLAVLILTIFFLPAATPLVGMFCLGNLMRECGVVDRLSSTAQNELINIVTIFLGLGVGSKLSAEAFLNVETLGILALGAVAFSIGTAAGVLMAKLMRKFSSDPINPLVGAAGVSAVPMAARVVNKVGLESNAHNFLLMHAMGPNVAGVLGSAVAAGVLLALVG, encoded by the coding sequence ATGGAGTCGTTATATACTCTTTGGTTATCAACTGGTTTAGCGAATTTCGAGCTAGGCCAAGTTATCATGATGCTGGTCGGTTTAGGTTTACTCTATTTGGCAATCGCTAAAGGTTTTGAGCCGTTATTATTATTACCAATTGGCTTTGGTGCTATTTTAACTAATATTCCAGTAGCGGGCTTCTCAGAGGTCGGTGGCGTATTGCATTATATTTATTATGCAGGCATCGATACCGGTATTTTCCCTTTGCTTATTTTTATGGGCGTAGGGGCAATGACTGATTTCGGGGCGCTTATCGCGAACCCTAGAATGTTATTACTTGGTGCCGCTGCACAGTTTGGTATTTTTGCGACGCTGTTTGGGGCGATTGCATTAAATGCAATTCCAGGTTTTGACTTTACCCTAAAAGACGCCTCTGCAATTGCCATTATTGGTGGTGCTGATGGTCCAACAGCAATCTTCCTTGCTTCTAAACTTGCTCCTGAACTACTTGGTGCAATTGCAGTTGCTGCTTATTCATATATGGCGCTAGTACCAATTATTCAGCCGCCTATTATGAAAGCATTGACCAATGAAGAAGAACGTAAAGTTGTGATGAAGCAATTACGTCATGTGACTAAGCTTGAGAAAGTAATCTTCCCGTTAGCGGTACTTATTTTAACAATATTCTTCTTGCCGGCAGCGACACCACTTGTAGGTATGTTCTGTTTAGGTAATTTAATGAGAGAATGTGGTGTCGTTGATCGTTTAAGCTCAACAGCACAAAATGAGTTAATTAACATTGTGACTATCTTCCTAGGATTAGGTGTTGGCTCAAAGCTAAGCGCTGAAGCATTCTTAAATGTTGAAACTTTAGGTATTCTTGCTCTTGGTGCGGTAGCATTCTCAATTGGTACAGCAGCTGGGGTATTAATGGCGAAGTTGATGCGTAAGTTCTCATCAGATCCAATTAACCCGCTGGTTGGCGCAGCAGGTGTTTCTGCGGTACCAATGGCAGCACGTGTTGTTAACAAAGTAGGTTTAGAGTCAAATGCTCATAACTTCTTGTTAATGCATGCAATGGGACCTAATGTTGCTGGTGTACTAGGTTCGGCAGTAGCCGCTGGTGTATTACTTGCGCTAGTTGGCTAA
- a CDS encoding TRAP transporter large permease, giving the protein MEYLALLMFVCICFVLLLGYSVAFSLAGTALIFAGVATMLGYFDSSYLSALPSRYYGILNNQTLLAVPLFIFMGGVLEKAKIAENLLTSMAQLFGRVRGGLAISVTLVGMLLAASTGIVGATVVTMGLLSLPTMIKRGYDASFSTGIICATGTLGQIIPPSIALVLLGDVLSNSYQLAQLKLGNFNPDTVSVGDLFAGAVVPGLILVVLYIAYSMYMAVMNPEKVPPANVDEVEPMHWSTLIKSLLPPLILMTVVLGSILGGFATPTEAAGVGAFGALVLAQFSGQLSLTNLKSIMQNTLKITSMVFLILLGASLFSLVFRGLGGEEIILNFFEQLPGGAITATIIVMLVIFLLGFILDFIEITFVVVPIVAPILLMMDINPIWLGIMIAVNLQTSFLTPPFGFALFYLRGVADKAIKTSQIYKGVIPFIIIQLILLVALAIWPELVTWLPNKIYG; this is encoded by the coding sequence ATGGAATACCTCGCGTTGTTAATGTTTGTCTGCATTTGTTTTGTGTTATTACTTGGTTATTCTGTTGCCTTTTCTTTAGCTGGAACGGCACTTATTTTCGCCGGCGTTGCGACTATGCTTGGCTATTTTGATAGTTCTTATTTATCAGCGCTGCCGTCACGTTATTACGGTATTTTGAATAATCAAACCTTGCTAGCAGTACCGCTGTTTATTTTTATGGGCGGCGTTCTTGAAAAAGCAAAAATCGCTGAGAATCTACTGACTTCAATGGCACAATTGTTTGGTCGTGTACGCGGCGGTTTAGCGATTTCGGTAACCCTTGTTGGAATGTTATTAGCGGCAAGCACCGGTATCGTTGGTGCGACCGTAGTGACTATGGGGTTATTGTCATTACCAACAATGATCAAACGTGGCTATGATGCATCATTTTCGACTGGAATTATCTGTGCAACGGGTACATTAGGACAAATCATTCCGCCATCTATCGCTCTGGTTTTACTTGGTGACGTGCTGTCTAATTCTTATCAATTAGCGCAGCTTAAATTGGGTAACTTCAATCCTGATACGGTAAGCGTTGGTGATTTGTTTGCGGGCGCTGTAGTACCAGGGTTAATTTTAGTAGTGTTATACATTGCTTATTCAATGTATATGGCAGTTATGAACCCTGAAAAAGTACCACCTGCCAACGTTGACGAAGTCGAGCCTATGCACTGGTCAACACTAATAAAATCATTGCTACCACCGTTGATACTCATGACTGTTGTTTTAGGCTCTATTCTTGGCGGTTTTGCAACACCAACTGAAGCAGCGGGTGTTGGTGCATTTGGCGCGTTAGTATTAGCGCAGTTTAGTGGCCAATTATCGCTGACAAATCTCAAGTCGATCATGCAAAATACCTTGAAAATTACTTCTATGGTATTTTTAATATTGCTCGGTGCTAGTTTATTTTCACTGGTATTTAGAGGCTTAGGCGGTGAAGAAATAATCTTAAATTTCTTTGAACAATTGCCTGGCGGCGCAATAACCGCGACCATTATCGTTATGTTAGTGATATTTTTGCTCGGCTTTATACTAGACTTTATTGAGATCACCTTTGTTGTTGTGCCGATTGTCGCACCGATATTGTTAATGATGGATATAAACCCAATTTGGCTCGGTATAATGATTGCGGTGAATCTGCAAACGTCGTTCTTAACACCGCCATTTGGTTTCGCATTATTTTATTTACGCGGCGTTGCTGATAAAGCGATTAAAACGTCGCAAATATATAAAGGCGTTATACCATTTATTATCATACAGCTAATTTTACTTGTCGCTCTAGCGATATGGCCAGAGCTGGTCACTTGGTTACCAAATAAAATTTATGGTTAA
- a CDS encoding peptidylprolyl isomerase, translating into MRTFIAIIFTVLNLISISSFAAKQKVIDPNNLYPQIKMETSMGVIIVELDRVKAPIAVNNFLHYVISGQYNNTIFHRVVEDFVVQGGGYDANFIPRKVGEPIINESGNGLKNSFGTIAMARENDPHSSTRQFYFNAGENTNLDPGRNWGYTVFGSITFGEEVLEKMAVAKTDFHEGQGWEDVPVEPIVLVKATLMPSDYIHQ; encoded by the coding sequence ATGAGAACTTTCATTGCAATTATATTTACGGTTCTGAACTTGATCAGTATTAGTAGTTTTGCAGCGAAACAGAAAGTTATTGATCCCAATAATCTATACCCACAAATTAAGATGGAAACCTCAATGGGGGTGATCATTGTTGAGCTTGATCGAGTAAAAGCGCCAATCGCGGTTAATAATTTTCTTCATTATGTGATCTCTGGCCAATACAACAACACCATTTTTCATCGCGTCGTTGAAGACTTTGTTGTTCAAGGTGGGGGCTATGATGCCAACTTTATTCCACGAAAAGTTGGCGAACCTATTATTAATGAATCAGGTAATGGTCTAAAAAATAGTTTTGGCACTATCGCCATGGCTCGAGAAAATGACCCTCATAGTTCAACCAGACAGTTTTATTTTAATGCCGGTGAAAATACTAATTTAGATCCCGGACGAAACTGGGGGTACACCGTATTTGGCAGCATTACCTTCGGCGAAGAGGTTCTAGAAAAGATGGCTGTGGCTAAAACGGATTTTCATGAAGGCCAAGGTTGGGAAGACGTGCCTGTAGAGCCAATTGTTCTTGTCAAAGCCACATTAATGCCTAGCGACTACATTCACCAATAA